The DNA segment TATGTGTgtcattgggttgctgtctctttgatgTTTGCACCAAGGCTTCttctataaatgataaaaaattgtgtttctCATATTTTCAACTCTTACTTTTTTTTAGGCCAAAGGCTTTAATAGGCAATGCATTGAAACAACTTTTGTACCTACATCTCTATACACTTCTGGCAAAATATTTAGTCCTGTTTCTTTCTAACACTTTTGCATACacttcaacatatatatatataaaaaaagatgtggtatgattgccaatgagacaactatccacaaaagaccaaaatgacacagacattaacaattataggtcaccgtacagtcttcaacaatgagcaaagccaatgccgcatagtcagctataataggccccagtaagacaatgtgaaacaattcaaacaagaaaaactaacagccttattaatgtaaaacaagaggctctcaagagcctgaatcgctcacctgaatttttttgggttaatctctcatcaatgattattttggcttttcaatttatttaaatgttctttaaatatTCCTATtctcttcaaaagccaaaaaaaaaatcatgttctcctatgttctattttagccataggagctatgtttcttgacatacaaggaaatgaaatataaaatttatactagatactctgaaactctgaaactcatttagcctgagtttggctgaaattgatacagcagtttcaaaggcgaagattttttaaagtaagtcaacatgatgaacaaattgtaaaaaagtctttaaagggcaataactccttaagaggtcaattgacaattttggtcaaattgacttatttgtagatcttactttgctgatcatttttgctgtttacagtttatctttatctataataatattcaagataatgaccaaaaactgcaaaatttccttaaaattaccaattaagtggcagcaacccaacaatggtttgtttgattcatctgaaaatttcagggctgatagatcttgacctaatgaacatttttatcccatgtcagatttgctctaaatgctttcgtttttgagatataagccaaaaactgcatttgacccctatgttctattttaagtaatggcggccatgttttttaacggatcaaaaatcgaagcgcacactttgtgcaggataatctaaggaacaatcatgctaagtttcattcaaatccattcagtagtttcagaggagaagatgtttgaaaaattgttaacgacgacgacggacgccaattgataagaaaagctcacatggccttttaggccaggtgagctaaaaatgaaggaaaaacaaatatgtaacacataaacaaaagacaaccactgaattataggctcctgacttgggataggcacatacataaataatgtggcggggttaactatgacaatcaaaagacattttTATCTGCCAAAagttctaatttaaaaaaagtaccaGTACctgaatctaaaaaaaaaaaactaacttacaaaaaaaacaaaaaaacacaaacgtATCTTGATGAATATACATCAGTTGTTGAAAAGACTTCATTTTGAACTCCATTAAccaaaatctttttattttataatatttttaagtttaaagaTTACACTAAATGctttaatatttatacacaACTCATTGATGACTATTATTTGGGAGCTGTTCCAAAATTGATAAGTGGGAGTAAAAAAAGCCTCCCAAGGCCTTACATATGTGTTTTATTCTGGATGAGCCcttaacttatttttaattttttgaatagatttgaaatataaactaattaaaaagacaaattacaGATCTTATACATTGAGTATTTTAAGGttctttcaatataataaacaatgtgCTTTGATTATAGCGATAAACTTCATCTATTGTTCTAAACGTTTTGAATTCCTACACACATCAGATATTTTTTCTAAAGCAGCTTTACAACTTTTGTCATCTTTGGCACAGCAGGAGATAACATGAAGATTAGGTGAACTTGGAAAGTCTATAGTCTTCTCCATTGCTTCTGGTTTCTcatctaaaaatagattttttttaaaacttttagaagaagaattaaggtggtacctaacacttcagggagataactctgtaaaatcaacaGAATGTTTTAATGACTTTGTGTTCATAAGGGAatttaagcttctcaatgatcaaaataagtgcttgtcaaactgctatataaccagtgtcaTTTTCAGAATAAACGATtggtacaaattttaaaaaaaaatctatttttgtcaaaggttCAAAGTTacactttgtcaaaattttaagaaaattaaacgagccaaattaattttagttaaagtgttaggTAACACCTTAATAGatgaattttgtaataaaattgtgACTTTTAATTATGTGTGGTATTAAATCATCACTGTTTGTTTGATTATAGAAGTTCTAAATGGAGCTTTCTAGGGAAACCTTGCAGAGAATATATGgtaaaaattcaaacataaaacatattttttgctACTGAAACTGAACATTGACCTTGTGTGTGCAAGGAACATATTTGGAAGAAGTGTGTGGTtttatgtttgtaaaaaaatgaaataaaagtttttaagaGCCTAAAATTTTCAACCATCATAATAATAGTTAAGGATATTAACTTTGCCTTAGCTTTgtctacttttaaaaatatttgtattggaCAGAAGCAgtttaaagtgagagggttagccctataaaacaaggtttaatcctggcactattttctacatttgaaaatgcctgtaccaagtcaggaattatgacagttcttgtccattcgtttttaatgtgttttgttatttgatttatgtgattatggactttccaaattgattttcctctaaattcagtatttttgtgattttactttttaatttaaatttatataaatgattgattttgttttgtttggttcatgaatttttatgaatgaaaccTACCAGTTATGTCAGATTTATTGAGTATAAGTACACATGGAATGTCATCTAAATCTCTCTCCTGTAGAATGGAGGTGACATCTTCCCTCAGTGATTTCATAACATCTTTATCACTACTGTCCACGACTATAACTAACACTGCAAAACAAGGGGGAGTAATTATGAATTAAATGAGATGTGTAATATACAGACAGGAGCAAACAGACaacacaaatttgaaataactCAGACTTTGAGAATACAAAATAAAGTCTTCAAGAATAGATAAGTGTCTATACAATATTTCAAGCTTAAATTATTAAAGGCCTGACATCGTACagcaacatacatgtacatttgcaTGTCAAGATTAAAAATCAGTTGTTGATGCAcattaagcaaacaacaatctatcaatttcaattacttttttttttgttattctcaAATAGTTATGACTCCTTTGACTTGATACAAAATAGGTGATGTCAGGATGTCAGAAAAAATATCCCAAAACAAAGTGAGGGctcataaatgttttttttatttctttggttTTAACTAATATTTTTACATCTAGTAAATTCATTATTGAAAGGAATATATAATCTGTGTATTGCTGATGTATTAAATGTGATAAACATTGTATAACTATAGCAATATTTTGTTACATTGAAGTTTTGGGATTAGTAAAAcgttttaaactaaaaatatcatcatttaCAAATGTACTACAATTCCTGAAGATTATGTACAATATAATTCTAAACCTGCCACTAAGTAGCCTCTCTAATCATGCAGGAAGATAATCAGTGAAATTATCAttcattatcaaataaaatggaGATAAATATATACCATTAGTTCCATGGTAAAACTGTCTCCATCTTGGATGGTAATAGGGAGCACCACTCAAATCCCATACTATGTAGATTTGTCCTTTATGTTCAATCTTCTCAACATTAAAATCCTCTGTAGGTATTGGTTTTATGACAGAATCACACCCTAGCTTCCAACCATACAGCAAGCTTGTTTTacctttgaataaaaaaatatattcatattaataaactttattatttaaaattgattccTTTATGCAAAAATCAATTATTCAACAtgcaaacaattcaaaggaaTCAAAATTGCAAACTGTCCTATTTAACACATCAGCGacaagtgttttttttcccATATGTCTTTACTGGTTTCTGTCACAGGCATAAAGGGAGTGGACCTCCATATTTCCGTAACTTTTTTGTGTGTTTGATTTTGCAACCCCACATAGGGGATGAGTATCCAAATTGGCATTTCTAAGCTACACCAACCAGCATCTggatttataattaaaatcattATTGAATGTCATCGGATCAGGAGTCAAACCATGAAACGTGTAATAAATGTCCCTTgttactttttaaacatttttatctataCTTTAACCTTAATCTATTTCCATTGATTTTAATCATAAACTTAGTTCAAGAATTTAATTTGTCTATGTTCCAAAGGGATAATTGAACTCGGAAGATACATGTTCCAAAGGGATAATAAAACTCGGAAGATGTTCCAAAGGGATAATAAAACTTGGAAGATACATGTTCCAAAGGGATAATAAAACTCGGAAGATACATGTTCCATCAGCATCCAGTGATTATCACAAATACTCATTCTTTCAAAGAACTATCCAGGATTGGAATGCTCTTCTTCCTAGTTTCATATCAGCATCGCCAGTCAAGGCCTGTAAAGTTTTGATGACAAAGCTAAACTGAATTAACAAATTTTGGGGAGGGGGTGGTCTATTACTAAGACTAGTATGCATACCAAATCCATGGCAGTATAATCAGTTTGTTGATTGTGGCCATTATCTGACAGAAGCAGAATTCTATCATAAAATCCATTATATCAGTATTAACTGTAATTATAGTTTAAGTTAATacttatatcaaaaatatttaaaaactaataaaacatgttaatcgaaacaatttatttactataaaattgTGATAGTTTGTGTCATTACTTCATGTTTTATTCCTGATTCAATGACGTTCAATAAGATAATTTGAAGCTGGTACATGAAGCCTATGACTGCTTATGAACGTGAATTTAACTATTTGTCCTCAACTGCTGTGTTGCCCAAAACActacgtttattttttttatatggggacgaagtccccaattacgttagaaaaatcaaaaaaaaaaatcgggaaaatttcccgaattttttattctactaatgaactcaaaatcgttaactttttttttcagatctacttcctgttccggttttccccgcatttgcgcagatatctgtcttgtttgcatgagacttttaattttttttatagttatcagtctagtaaaatttaagattggatctcaatacaagttcaattttgataattgtttgatatgaaaaaaaacgttacctgatgaaagcgtttcttttgtttacatcgaatatgacgtcataacttagagaacgtcacagctaattctctaacaacagaaccaaaatcgggaacgttacgtacggtatttcgtttttttttttatcaacatgattgaattaaaaaaaataatacatacagacttcgtccccattcacaggttatgcctgcctcatattagtaatttattattatatattaagctTATCAAATATGTTCTTGCTCTTATCTGTACTATTTACTTATCTGTAAGATTTAACTATACACATCATAACAATATGATACccttctattttaattttccacgtaaataaattaaattatcaactaaaaatataaaaagggggggtgcgatttatttcatattattttgtcattgtacCTGCGCCGCTTTTCCCGagcaacaatattttttgtggAAAGTCTATGACATTGTTAATATCAGGTCTTGTGCATGCCAGTCCCATCTACATTATAATAATCACTAAATTGTAAATGTcagaataaaatttgtttatgttgGAGACGCAAGGGAGATAACCGGAAGTTACAATATTACCTAAAACccaaaagaatattttaaaaatgaccaACAGCCACGGTCCTGGAAAGTTGTACATAAAGTCGGTGAACAGGTAAGTTTATATGCAAATGCAGATACATATCTCTACCATCATTGCATGAACGAAATGAACGAATTCAGACTTTGtgatatataattatgtgtCATAATTAGTTTACTTATGACGATTGCCGCTTTGTgcataataaaatgaaaaacaaacatcataccgttttcaaaagtgtaaataaaatcacctttggtaaaaaaaaagaagactgtttttatttccaaacacaaaagaaaatatgttctttaaaagaattttgaaattggGTGATATATAATAACTTCAATCATCAACACGAAAAGGAAAATTTACAAACGGGAAATAAAAAGAGCAAGCCGAACATTGTCCTCTTTTAATTTATCATCATTTTCAAGcaatttttaaatgtcattgaTATTCTTTTAATTGTCAACACAAGAACAGAGTATCCTAAATGTTGAACCCATACCTAGTTAGGATACATTTCACTAACATATTTTTGCGATTGCATGGTGCTATGCTTGTTTAATTTATTgcatttctatatatatatatgtcgatGTCAAGCGTTTGCGTAATTGTCGCGGCTTGTAttataaagatttacaaaatgtGCCTGTTTAATCGGAGTGCTTATACGGATTAACGGTAtcagttttttatttaataatagtACATCAATGTATTACAAACAGAAGAACCTAACTATACACACGCAAGTTGTGTTAGTCGGTAGTTGTGTAATGTAcatgcctatcccaagtcaggagcctggaggtcagtggttgtcgtttgtttatgtgttacatatttgtttttccttcattaatttaaataaataaggctgtttagttttctcgtttgaattgttttacattgtcattttggggccttttgcAGGTGAGTATGTGATATGGGATTTGCTCCggcattgttgaagaccgtactgtGACCCAAagttgttgatttctgtgtcattttggtctcttgtggagagatgtctcattggcaatcatactacatctttttttataattagtcGGTATTATGTTTTCGTTGATCTGTCCGTCAATCCGTCAATTCTGTGTTAGTCATCGTATGCAAATCAGGGCTCTGAAaccaaacaacaaaatttcaggAAGAATTGAAGATCATTGTAGATAATAAAGACATACTATGCAGATGCACATATCGCCGGGTAGGAAATTatggttcatttttttctatgagtTATACCCCTTAACTTTAAAATCTTAGTCaaataaagttttgatttttctaccctgtatactacattgcctcacattctcattaagaaaaaaaaatcacccacCTAATTAAattggcatttaaaaagtcagaatgtgaaatatatgttccaactcttttaggtcattttttagtagcaataaacaaaaacaaaaaatgtcaattggacatgctttgatactatatatgcccttgaatttttactagataacatttttgttcgctttggagattccgtatatcgtcaggttatcggaattccaatgggtactaactgtgcaccacttattgcggacctgtttttgtattgctatgagttacaatttatgacaaaaatcagcaaagacccatcgaaacaatatctgataaacaaatttaataatacttttctATATTTGGATGccattttggctctcaataatgacgactttagtatgtatactaaagaaatttatcctgttgaacttactttaaataaagctaatactaacaatgaccactgccctttcctcgatcttgataccTATATCACTTACGGAAAGCtttataccaaaatttatgataaaagagatgatttttcatttcctatcgttaattatccctttttagatggtgacgttcccttgtcaccatcttacggtgtttatatatctcaacttgtacgattcgctagtgtatgtaacaatgttttagattttgacgagagaaatttatgtattactgaaaaattattacaccagggttttcgatatcacaaactagtcaaaacatttactaaatgttatcatcggtataaggacatcattcataaatatagctcaacgtgcagacttcttatacgtttaggtatttcacatccatttttttatggaaatattctttataaagcacaaaaatgtcagtattcaccgcagaaactaacaaaatgtttaaatagacttatgaagaagggatatagttaggATACTGTTGCCAGGTCAtttaagattgcatattttggcgttaatattgattcactaaTAGGGtatttgcatcggaactaaacacatttattaaaaaacagttgttggtaTGACTCGGggtatgttcttctcatatatgttatgatggtatgatactaaacctctAGCGGGAaagattgtgcctgatattcatttgatgaaatcataatctttcaatcagtttaattgaagtctggagctggcatgtctgttgttatttatgtataattgtcattttgtttattttctttggttacatcttctgacatcagactcggacttctcttgaattgcattttaaatgtacgtattgttatgcgtttacttttctacattggctagaggtatagggggagggttgatatcttataaacatgtttaaccccgccacatttttgcgcctgtcccaagtcagaggcctctggtctttgttagtcttgtattattttaaatttagtttcttgtgtacaatttggaaattattatggcgttcattatcactgaactagtatatatttgtttaggggccagctgaaggacgcctccgggtgcaggaatttctcgctacattgaagacctgttggtgactttctgctgttgtttttactatggtcgggttgttgtctctttgatacattccccatttccattctcaatttcactACTTAATCATTTTGACATCGCAACTCTTCTGAAACCACAAAACAAAGTTTGCAAAACTTTATGATAAGGACATTCTATGTAGACGTGCATATCGACAAGaattatgattcaatttttgtctATGAGTTATGCCCTTTGAACTTAGAATTTTGACCTAAATATTCTACTGCAGCAATTTTTTTATAGCAACTCCCATGAAACTGACAAcgaaatttcatgaaactttcaGATACTCCGGAcatattttagatatatatgtatgtgttcATCCACAGGGAGTTAcgattcaatgttttttttctaggagATGTGCCCCTTTGGGTTTACAGTTTGGGCAATAATTAACTAGATACATTGTATGCATCATGCTACGTTAGACAAATCCAGACAGCAAAACATTAATGATAGGGAAGGACACAATCGCGCATATTTTAGAGATCAGACGATTCTTTGAGTATAGTTTTTGAGATAATAGGCAAATCTTTTAcctctgtgttttattttttgctacAGCGACCTTCTTATTGATGGTTGAAATTCCCAGATATGCTTTTAAAACTATGACTATCATAAAAATTAaggtaaaatatggaaaatataaGAGAAAGCAGTTATtagagaaaatttaaaaaaaatgtatactaagacggacggacggacggacaccaCACTGATTATAACATCAGGTCATTATGACGGCTTTGTGAATTAAAAGTCCGTTAGTAGGATGTCACATTCAGTATCGATTGAACTATCGACTGTTTGTTGAATCATAGATCTAAGATTAAATCAATGTGGTTTGTCAcgaagtatgatttttttatacttaaataaGAAATTTGTATCAAGAACTTAGTAGAAAAAGGGCAATCATGAATAACTAGAAGCTAAATTGTTCTGTCAATATGTGAAGCATTCAATTACACATACGGAATAGTATAATAAATGTAGAGGATAGATAAAACCCCAAGTTTTAATATTAATGTAAACTAGTGATGATTGCGTATGAAAATTTATGATacttatattatttatcttttgcTCCAAAGCTGACTGATTACATTGTCGCGTGTGATGTCAAATAATCTTCTGAGTGTTTTTTCATACATTGTATACATCATTAGATAAACAGACTCTGCAATTgatgcacctgtcctaagtcaggaatcagatgttcagtgtttgtcgtctgtttatgtgatTCAtaggtgtttctcgtttttcgtaAGTGTATAGaaaagaccgttggttttcccgtttgattGGTTtgacactagtaatttttggggccttttatagcttgctgtttggtgaaggcaaaagctccgtgttgaaggccgtacctggACCTGTAAtggttaatttttataaattgatacttggatggagagttgtctcattggcactcataccacatctttttatatttatctatcCTTTTACCCTTATATTCAACATTTAGTTTGtacttacattttctttttgatgTAAATGATCCACAAATCttggaagttttttttaatttaacatttgtatttgtattctggcattttgcttttttcaacaaactgaaaacgccattgGAAAAAAAAAGCAACCGAAAAATGACTGTTactggatacttaaaaattccaaagatttttttagagtacatacaatctaactctctttcatcttgtaacagtattaacaCATTTGACTTTACTTCTCtttacacaaatatttcacattccaaactaaaagacaaattaaaagagttggtataactttgcttcataaaaaagaatggtcaacgtagatacaagtatcttgttttagggagggataaatcctactttgtaaagaatcactctgattcaaacaaaaaattatctgaaaccgatattatcaagatgcgtgatttcttgattgacaaaatatttgttacgttcggaggacgtgtttttctacagactgtcggcatcccaatggaaacaaactgtgcccctctacttgctgacttgtttttttattattatgaggcttacttcatgcaggaacttgttaggaagaaagataagcagttagcaatatcctttaactctactttccgctatatagatgacgttctttcactaaacaattcaaaatttggtgactatgtggaacgcatctatccaatcgaatttgagataaaggatactacagatacagttaagtcggcttcatatcttgacttacatctagaaaattgacaatgagggtcggttgaagacaaaaatttacgacaaaagagatgatttcagctttccaattgtgaactttccgtTTCTAattagcaacattccagcagcacctgcatacggggtatatatctcccaattgataagatattcccgtgcttgcatttcctaccatcattttcttgatagagagtTACTGCTCACatggaagctattaaaccaagagttccaaatggtgaaatcaccccttcgtaaattttacggacgccatcacaagttggttgaccgttatgctataaccgtttcacaaatgatatcggatatgttccttacgtcgtaactacaatccccttccctttcatgaatttgactatttaccggatttgtaatcacataagcaacacgaagggtgtcgcatgtggagcaggatctgcttacc comes from the Mytilus trossulus isolate FHL-02 chromosome 3, PNRI_Mtr1.1.1.hap1, whole genome shotgun sequence genome and includes:
- the LOC134709240 gene encoding uncharacterized protein LOC134709240 — encoded protein: MGLACTRPDINNVIDFPQKILLLGKSGAGKTSLLYGWKLGCDSVIKPIPTEDFNVEKIEHKGQIYIVWDLSGAPYYHPRWRQFYHGTNVLVIVVDSSDKDVMKSLREDVTSILQERDLDDIPCVLILNKSDITDEKPEAMEKTIDFPSSPNLHVISCCAKDDKSCKAALEKISDVCRNSKRLEQ